A single genomic interval of Burkholderia sp. HI2500 harbors:
- the cysS gene encoding cysteine--tRNA ligase, with protein MPLALYDTWSRTVRSFTPIRAGQVGMYCCGPTVYDDAHIGNLRTYVFEDLLRRVLERNGYAVRHVVNITDVGHLTSDADEGEDKMEKGSRRTGESAWAIARRYTDAFVRDWHALNLLEPTVWCRATDHIAEQIAFIDTLDRAGYVYRTDDGLYFDTSRQDDYGYLARLDRAGLQAGKRVALGGKRSITDFALWKFSPAGVKRQMEWDSPWGRGFPGWHIECSAMSAKYLGTLFDIHCGGEDHIAVHHSNEIAQTRAAHGTQLANYWMHGHFLTLDADTKMSKSSGDFVRLQTLQSRGVDPLAYRYLCLTAHYRSKLHFTWASLDAAHTALNRLRHLHAGWPDGGRVDADFAARFDAEVNEDLNLPRALAVLWDLVRSNLPPTTLKATVDSFDAVLGLGLREWRPVAFDVPEHVRGLLGERERARADKDWAQADRIRAALSAEGWRVEDTPEGQRLFGIAMGSSDTGGLPQ; from the coding sequence ATGCCGCTTGCGCTGTATGACACCTGGTCGCGTACCGTGCGCTCCTTCACGCCTATCCGGGCCGGGCAGGTCGGCATGTATTGCTGCGGCCCGACGGTCTACGACGATGCCCACATCGGCAACCTGAGAACCTACGTGTTCGAGGACCTCCTGCGCCGCGTACTGGAGCGCAACGGCTACGCGGTTCGGCACGTCGTCAATATCACCGACGTCGGCCATCTGACGTCGGATGCGGACGAAGGCGAAGACAAGATGGAGAAGGGCAGCCGTCGGACCGGCGAATCGGCATGGGCCATCGCGCGGCGCTACACCGACGCGTTCGTCCGGGACTGGCACGCGCTCAACCTGCTCGAGCCGACGGTGTGGTGCCGCGCCACCGATCACATCGCCGAACAGATCGCGTTCATCGATACGCTTGACCGGGCCGGCTACGTCTATCGGACGGACGACGGCCTCTACTTCGACACCAGTCGGCAGGACGACTACGGGTATCTCGCGCGGCTGGACCGCGCGGGGTTGCAGGCGGGCAAGCGGGTGGCATTGGGCGGAAAGCGGAGCATCACGGATTTTGCGTTGTGGAAGTTCAGCCCGGCCGGCGTCAAGCGGCAAATGGAATGGGACAGCCCGTGGGGGCGCGGCTTTCCAGGCTGGCATATCGAATGCTCGGCGATGTCGGCGAAGTATCTCGGGACGTTGTTCGATATCCATTGCGGCGGCGAGGATCATATCGCCGTGCATCACAGCAACGAGATCGCGCAGACGCGGGCGGCCCACGGCACGCAGCTCGCGAACTACTGGATGCACGGGCACTTCCTGACGCTCGACGCCGATACGAAGATGTCGAAGTCGAGCGGCGACTTCGTTCGTCTGCAGACCTTGCAGAGCCGCGGTGTCGATCCGCTCGCGTACCGCTATCTGTGCCTGACGGCCCATTATCGAAGCAAGCTGCATTTCACGTGGGCGTCGCTCGACGCGGCGCACACCGCGCTGAATCGACTGCGGCACCTCCATGCCGGCTGGCCGGACGGCGGGCGGGTCGATGCGGATTTCGCGGCGCGCTTCGATGCCGAAGTGAACGAGGACCTGAACCTGCCGAGGGCGCTCGCGGTGCTGTGGGATTTGGTCAGGAGCAACCTGCCGCCTACCACCCTGAAAGCGACCGTCGACAGCTTCGACGCGGTTCTGGGCCTCGGGTTGCGCGAATGGCGGCCGGTTGCGTTCGACGTTCCGGAACATGTCCGCGGGTTGCTCGGTGAGCGTGAGCGCGCGAGGGCGGACAAGGACTGGGCGCAAGCCGACCGGATTCGGGCAGCGTTGAGCGCCGAGGGCTGGAGAGTCGAGGACACGCCGGAAGGGCAACGTCTGTTCGGCATCGCGATGGGTTCGAGCGATACAGGTGGCCTGCCGCAGTAA
- a CDS encoding porin has product MKHTKVAVAAALACAACIPAIGHAQSSVTLYGILDAGITYVNNTGGSHVVKFDDGVAYGNRFGLKGTEDLGGGLKAVFTLESGFHLGNGQLGFGGAEFGRQAYVGLQNDWGTLSFGNQLDITNELVSIYNISAWGSGYAIHQGDFDRFNGDRLPNSVKFLSNDLSGFKFGAMYSFGNVAGNFHRNSAWSAGASFTKGDFSIGAAYTRLNNPNGIYAFDPYAMIGTHTFLGQQTVTVDPATGARTDLFSNTAMDVDSQGTFGIGTSYTIGKLTLDANYSYTTIKGFGQSSHMQVYEGGGLYQFTPALSLIAGYQHTRFEGHHWNQGTAGLHYLLSKRTDIYISGDYLRASQGVDAVIGYSFTPSTTQTQADVRIGMRHSF; this is encoded by the coding sequence ATGAAGCATACGAAAGTTGCCGTAGCCGCCGCGCTTGCATGCGCGGCCTGTATTCCCGCCATTGGCCATGCGCAAAGCAGCGTGACGCTGTACGGGATTCTCGACGCCGGCATCACGTACGTGAACAACACGGGCGGCTCGCACGTGGTCAAGTTCGACGACGGCGTCGCGTACGGGAACCGCTTCGGCCTCAAGGGCACGGAAGATCTCGGCGGCGGCCTGAAGGCCGTGTTCACGCTCGAGAGCGGCTTCCACCTCGGCAACGGGCAACTCGGCTTCGGCGGCGCGGAGTTCGGCCGCCAGGCGTATGTCGGCCTGCAGAACGACTGGGGCACGCTGTCGTTCGGCAACCAGCTCGACATCACGAACGAGCTCGTATCGATCTACAACATCTCCGCGTGGGGCAGCGGCTATGCGATCCACCAGGGCGACTTCGACCGCTTCAACGGCGACCGCCTGCCGAACTCGGTGAAGTTCCTGTCGAACGACCTGAGCGGCTTCAAGTTCGGCGCGATGTACTCGTTCGGCAACGTCGCGGGCAACTTCCACCGCAACAGCGCGTGGAGCGCGGGCGCGAGCTTCACGAAGGGCGACTTCTCGATCGGCGCCGCGTACACGCGCCTGAACAACCCGAACGGCATCTATGCGTTCGACCCGTACGCGATGATCGGCACGCACACGTTCCTCGGCCAGCAGACCGTCACCGTCGATCCGGCGACCGGCGCCCGCACCGACCTGTTCTCGAACACCGCGATGGACGTCGACAGCCAGGGCACGTTCGGCATCGGCACCAGCTACACGATCGGCAAGCTGACGCTCGACGCCAACTACTCGTACACGACGATCAAGGGCTTCGGCCAGTCGTCGCACATGCAGGTGTACGAAGGTGGCGGCCTGTACCAGTTCACGCCGGCGCTGAGCCTCATCGCGGGCTACCAGCACACGCGCTTCGAAGGCCACCACTGGAACCAGGGCACGGCCGGCCTGCACTACCTGCTGTCGAAGCGCACCGACATCTACATCTCCGGCGATTACCTGCGCGCGTCGCAAGGCGTCGATGCGGTGATCGGCTACAGCTTCACGCCGTCGACGACGCAGACGCAGGCCGACGTGCGGATCGGGATGCGGCATTCGTTCTGA
- the purU gene encoding formyltetrahydrofolate deformylase produces MTAEHRPDQFVLTLSCASAAGQVAAVVGFLDRHRCYVDALNVFDDDLSNRFFVRCVFHPTDETLQIDALRHEFAPIAAGLGGHQGDMQWAIHDVNARPKVLIMVSKLEHCLADLLFRWRMGELKMDIVGIVSNHPDFEPLAAQHGLPFRHFPITAETKAQQEAQWLDFFESSGAELVILARYMQVLSQETSAKLANRAINIHHSFLPGFKGAKPYHQAHARGVKLIGATAHFVTDDLDEGPIIEQVVERVDHALRPEQLLAVGRDVESLTLARAVKAFIERRVFLNGDRTVVFP; encoded by the coding sequence ATGACCGCCGAGCACCGCCCCGATCAATTCGTCCTGACACTGTCGTGCGCAAGCGCGGCCGGCCAGGTCGCCGCCGTCGTCGGCTTTCTCGATCGCCATCGCTGCTATGTCGATGCGCTGAACGTGTTCGACGACGATCTCAGCAACCGCTTCTTCGTGCGCTGCGTGTTTCATCCGACGGATGAAACGCTGCAGATCGATGCGCTGCGCCACGAATTCGCACCGATCGCGGCCGGGCTCGGTGGCCATCAGGGCGACATGCAGTGGGCGATCCACGACGTGAACGCCCGGCCGAAGGTGCTGATCATGGTGTCGAAGCTCGAGCACTGCCTCGCGGACCTGCTGTTCCGCTGGCGGATGGGCGAGCTGAAGATGGACATCGTCGGCATCGTGTCGAACCATCCCGACTTCGAGCCGCTCGCCGCGCAGCACGGGCTGCCGTTCCGCCACTTCCCGATCACGGCCGAGACGAAGGCGCAGCAGGAAGCGCAGTGGCTCGACTTCTTCGAATCGAGCGGCGCCGAACTCGTGATCCTCGCGCGCTACATGCAGGTGCTGTCGCAAGAAACCAGCGCGAAGCTCGCGAACCGGGCGATCAACATCCATCATTCGTTCCTGCCCGGCTTCAAGGGCGCGAAGCCGTATCACCAGGCGCATGCGCGCGGCGTGAAGCTGATCGGCGCGACCGCGCACTTCGTCACCGACGATCTCGACGAAGGCCCGATCATCGAGCAGGTCGTCGAGCGCGTCGATCATGCGCTGCGCCCCGAGCAGCTGCTCGCGGTCGGGCGTGATGTCGAATCGCTCACGCTCGCACGCGCGGTGAAGGCGTTCATCGAGCGGCGCGTGTTCCTGAACGGGGATCGGACGGTGGTGTTTCCGTAA
- a CDS encoding M20/M25/M40 family metallo-hydrolase, which yields MPTLKLTRLSAALGGMLLTAAAHATPVWITLGDAAFRQLQRIDAGATAQYSTTLDTGKTADGVARRETVHVVEIDDSRLGELAHAVHHTRGHGPGYVVHDSFDDARQALQPLPPTLAKQAAASVYKVSNAPQIGAWVQQLQASNIVGTITSLSGFTNRYYTTSHGVAASDWLALQWKQLAGSRADITVEQFAHTGFPQKSVILTIRGSDPAAGTVVLGGHLDSTVGRTTENTRSPGADDDASGIASLTEALRVLLANNYKPKRTIKFVGYAAEEAGLLGSKAIAKQFRAQNANVVGVLQLDMTNYKGDPKDIYLITDYTNASQNTYLTNLAKTYLPELAIGTSQCGYACSDHASWNAQGYPASFPFEADQNDSPYIHTVNDTLENSDRQANHALKFGKLALAYAVDLGGDGSATVKR from the coding sequence ATGCCTACTCTGAAACTGACCCGCCTGAGCGCCGCGCTGGGCGGCATGCTGCTGACCGCCGCCGCGCACGCGACGCCGGTGTGGATCACACTCGGCGACGCGGCGTTCCGCCAGTTGCAACGCATCGACGCCGGCGCCACCGCGCAATACAGCACGACCCTCGACACCGGCAAGACGGCCGACGGCGTCGCGCGTCGCGAAACCGTTCACGTCGTCGAAATCGACGATTCACGGCTCGGCGAGCTGGCCCACGCCGTCCACCATACGCGCGGCCACGGGCCCGGCTATGTCGTGCACGACTCGTTCGACGACGCGCGCCAGGCGCTGCAGCCGTTGCCGCCGACGCTCGCGAAACAGGCCGCCGCCTCCGTGTACAAGGTATCGAACGCGCCGCAGATCGGCGCGTGGGTCCAGCAGCTGCAGGCCAGCAACATCGTCGGCACGATCACGTCGCTGTCCGGCTTCACGAACCGCTACTACACGACGTCGCACGGCGTCGCCGCATCGGACTGGCTCGCACTGCAGTGGAAGCAGCTGGCGGGCTCGCGCGCCGACATCACCGTCGAACAGTTCGCGCACACCGGCTTTCCGCAGAAATCCGTGATCCTGACGATTCGCGGCAGCGATCCGGCCGCGGGCACCGTCGTGCTGGGCGGCCACCTCGATTCGACGGTCGGCCGCACGACGGAGAACACGCGCTCGCCCGGGGCGGATGACGATGCGTCGGGCATCGCCAGCCTCACCGAAGCGCTGCGCGTGCTGCTGGCGAACAACTACAAGCCGAAGCGCACGATCAAGTTCGTCGGGTACGCAGCCGAGGAAGCCGGGCTGCTCGGCTCGAAAGCGATCGCGAAGCAGTTCCGCGCGCAGAATGCGAACGTGGTCGGCGTGCTGCAGCTCGACATGACGAACTACAAGGGCGATCCGAAGGATATCTACCTGATCACCGACTACACGAACGCGTCGCAGAACACCTACCTGACGAATCTGGCGAAGACCTACCTGCCGGAACTCGCGATCGGCACGTCGCAGTGCGGGTATGCGTGCTCGGATCACGCGTCGTGGAATGCGCAAGGGTATCCGGCGTCGTTCCCGTTCGAGGCCGACCAGAACGACAGCCCGTATATCCACACCGTGAACGACACGCTGGAGAATTCGGATCGGCAGGCGAATCATGCGCTGAAGTTTGGCAAGCTGGCGCTGGCCTACGCGGTCGATCTCGGCGGGGATGGCAGCGCGACCGTCAAGCGTTGA
- the choX gene encoding choline ABC transporter substrate-binding protein, whose product MKRQRNAAIRRIGAALAAAACLMTTQAAHAADPQACGDVKMAAPGWTDIDATNAMAGVVLKALGYRQDVANLSVPITYQGLKKGQVDVFLGNWMPAQAPLVKPFVDEKSIDVLHANLSGAKFTLAVPDYVAAAGVHTFADLARHADRFGGKIYGIEPGAPANQNIKRLLSDHVLGSANWSLVESSETGMLTQVERAVRDKRWIVFLAWEPHLMNTKFHLTYLSGGDAYFGPNYGGATVNTVTRAGFAGQCTNLARLFRQMTFSVDVENRMIADMLDHKTSAALAAQHALKADPALVAGWLDGVTTAAGAPGLPAVRAALDGR is encoded by the coding sequence ATGAAACGGCAACGCAATGCAGCAATCCGAAGGATCGGCGCGGCGCTCGCCGCCGCCGCGTGCCTGATGACGACGCAGGCCGCGCACGCGGCCGACCCGCAGGCGTGCGGCGACGTGAAGATGGCGGCGCCCGGCTGGACCGACATCGATGCGACGAACGCGATGGCGGGCGTCGTGCTGAAGGCGCTCGGCTATCGGCAGGACGTGGCGAACCTGTCGGTGCCGATCACGTACCAGGGGCTCAAGAAAGGGCAGGTCGACGTGTTCCTCGGCAACTGGATGCCCGCGCAGGCGCCGCTCGTGAAGCCGTTCGTCGACGAGAAATCGATCGACGTGCTGCACGCGAACCTGAGCGGCGCGAAATTCACGCTCGCGGTGCCCGATTACGTGGCGGCTGCCGGCGTGCATACGTTCGCCGATCTCGCGCGCCATGCGGACCGCTTCGGCGGCAAGATCTACGGGATCGAGCCCGGCGCGCCCGCGAACCAGAACATCAAGCGGCTGCTGTCCGACCACGTGCTCGGGTCCGCGAACTGGTCGCTCGTCGAATCGAGCGAGACGGGCATGCTCACGCAGGTCGAGCGCGCGGTGCGCGACAAGCGCTGGATCGTGTTTCTCGCGTGGGAGCCGCACCTGATGAACACGAAGTTCCACCTGACCTACCTGTCGGGCGGCGATGCGTATTTCGGCCCGAACTACGGCGGTGCGACGGTCAATACGGTCACGCGTGCCGGGTTCGCCGGCCAGTGCACGAACCTCGCCAGGCTGTTCCGGCAGATGACGTTCTCCGTCGACGTCGAGAACCGGATGATCGCCGACATGCTCGACCACAAGACGTCGGCCGCGCTCGCGGCGCAGCATGCGTTGAAGGCCGACCCGGCGCTGGTCGCCGGCTGGCTCGACGGCGTGACGACGGCGGCCGGCGCACCGGGCCTGCCGGCCGTGCGCGCGGCCCTCGACGGCCGCTGA
- a CDS encoding choline sulfate utilization transcriptional regulator produces MSKSEPLPSMQALRAFESAARLASFTAAARELGSTQPAVSQQVFQLEAELGVPLFERSPRGVTLTADGECLYEAVRLSLDTLRGATATLRARREHGALTIVTDFGFATYWLMPRLAGLKRVMPDVDVRVVTSQDYDAQRDHGDIAILFGDGHWPSCTAARLFPESVTPVCSPAFRDAHPHVARAEHLPALPLLHVQPTRPERWLSWSGWFDAHGLDTAVAARGVTFNSYALVIHAALLGEGVALGWSPLVDELVASGQLVKLVDAPVVTSRGYFLVRPPQRPEPDATHVFRRWLLDACASA; encoded by the coding sequence ATGTCGAAATCCGAACCGTTACCGTCGATGCAGGCGCTGCGCGCGTTCGAATCGGCCGCCCGGCTCGCGAGCTTCACGGCCGCCGCGCGCGAGCTCGGCTCCACGCAGCCGGCCGTGAGCCAGCAGGTGTTCCAGCTCGAGGCCGAACTGGGCGTGCCGCTGTTCGAGCGCAGCCCGCGCGGCGTCACGCTGACGGCCGACGGCGAGTGCCTGTACGAAGCCGTGCGGCTGAGCCTCGACACGCTGCGCGGCGCGACCGCGACCCTGCGCGCGCGCCGCGAGCACGGCGCGCTCACGATCGTCACCGACTTCGGCTTCGCGACCTACTGGCTGATGCCCCGCCTGGCCGGGCTGAAGCGCGTGATGCCGGATGTCGACGTGCGCGTCGTGACATCACAGGATTACGACGCGCAGCGCGACCACGGCGACATCGCGATCCTGTTCGGCGACGGCCACTGGCCATCGTGCACCGCCGCGCGACTCTTTCCGGAATCGGTCACGCCTGTCTGCTCGCCCGCGTTCCGTGACGCGCACCCGCACGTCGCGCGGGCCGAGCACCTGCCGGCCCTGCCGTTGCTGCACGTGCAGCCGACGCGCCCCGAGCGCTGGCTGTCGTGGTCCGGCTGGTTCGACGCGCACGGCCTCGATACGGCCGTCGCCGCGCGCGGCGTGACCTTCAACAGCTACGCGCTCGTGATCCATGCGGCGCTGCTCGGCGAAGGCGTCGCGCTCGGCTGGTCGCCGCTCGTCGACGAACTCGTCGCGTCGGGGCAGCTCGTGAAGCTCGTCGACGCGCCGGTCGTCACGTCGCGCGGCTACTTCCTGGTGCGGCCGCCGCAGCGGCCCGAGCCGGACGCGACCCACGTGTTCCGGCGCTGGCTGCTCGACGCGTGCGCGAGCGCTTGA
- a CDS encoding MFS transporter: protein MTDSVPDPSPLSPLPANLFRHVPFQRFWGTRVMSSLAFQILSVAIGWYVYALTHSAFALGLVGLAQFVPMFALTLVVGQVADRYDRRRIATICQGVEALAAGVFLLGATQGWLAAPAVYALAAIVGTARAFESPSVSSLLPAVVPRTDLPRATALSTSANQAAQILGPAFGGLLYGVGAPAAFGTSVVAFAIAAVLSGTIPLRSAPPAREPVTLRSVFSGIAFIRREPAILGALSLDLFAVLFGGATALLPIYARDILQVGPWGFGALRAAPAVGALAGTLWLTRFPLKGRPGRAMFGGVIAFGIATIVFGLSRHFALSLVALAALGASDVVSVVVRLSLVQLRTPDDMLGRVSAVNSLFIGTSNQLGEFESGVTAAWWGAPAAIVVGGAATIAVALTWMRLFPQLRNMTSLERER from the coding sequence ATGACCGACTCCGTGCCCGACCCCAGCCCTTTATCCCCGTTACCCGCCAACCTGTTCCGCCATGTCCCGTTCCAGCGTTTCTGGGGCACGCGCGTCATGTCTTCCCTGGCTTTCCAGATCCTGTCGGTTGCCATCGGCTGGTACGTCTATGCGCTCACGCACAGCGCGTTCGCGCTCGGTCTCGTCGGCCTCGCGCAGTTCGTGCCGATGTTCGCGCTGACGCTCGTCGTCGGGCAGGTGGCCGACCGCTACGATCGTCGACGCATCGCGACGATCTGCCAGGGCGTCGAGGCGCTGGCCGCCGGCGTGTTCCTGCTCGGCGCCACGCAAGGGTGGCTGGCCGCACCGGCCGTGTACGCGCTCGCGGCGATCGTCGGCACGGCCCGCGCGTTCGAGTCGCCGTCGGTGTCGTCGCTGCTGCCGGCCGTCGTGCCGCGTACCGACCTGCCGCGCGCAACCGCGCTGTCGACGTCCGCGAACCAGGCCGCGCAGATCCTCGGGCCCGCGTTCGGCGGGCTGCTGTATGGCGTGGGCGCGCCCGCCGCGTTCGGCACGAGCGTCGTTGCATTCGCGATCGCGGCGGTGCTGAGCGGCACGATTCCGCTGCGCAGTGCGCCGCCCGCCCGCGAGCCGGTCACGCTGCGCTCGGTGTTTTCGGGGATCGCGTTCATCCGGCGCGAGCCGGCGATTCTCGGCGCGCTGTCGCTCGACCTGTTCGCGGTGCTGTTCGGCGGCGCGACCGCGCTGCTGCCGATCTACGCGCGCGACATCCTGCAGGTCGGCCCGTGGGGGTTCGGCGCGCTGCGTGCGGCGCCTGCGGTCGGCGCGCTCGCGGGCACGCTGTGGCTCACGCGGTTCCCGCTGAAGGGGCGCCCGGGTCGCGCGATGTTCGGCGGCGTGATCGCATTCGGCATCGCGACGATCGTGTTCGGGTTGTCGCGGCACTTCGCGCTGTCGCTCGTGGCGCTGGCCGCGCTCGGCGCGTCGGACGTCGTCAGCGTCGTCGTGCGGCTGTCGCTCGTGCAACTGCGTACGCCCGACGACATGCTCGGGCGCGTGAGCGCGGTCAATTCGCTGTTCATCGGTACGTCGAACCAGCTCGGCGAATTCGAGTCGGGCGTGACGGCCGCGTGGTGGGGCGCGCCGGCGGCGATCGTCGTGGGTGGCGCCGCGACGATTGCGGTCGCGCTCACGTGGATGCGGTTGTTCCCGCAACTGCGAAACATGACTTCGCTGGAACGAGAGCGCTGA
- a CDS encoding YbjQ family protein, translated as MTDISRSFDDLTPERVTTAFDLPGHTTVRSLGVAQGIIVRSRSIVGSFGASLQTLFGGNITLYTSLCEKARQQAFDKMLGDARKLGANAIVAMRYDSTEIGAGVTEVICYGTAVRVARDAGA; from the coding sequence ATGACCGATATCTCCCGCTCGTTCGACGATCTCACGCCCGAACGCGTCACGACCGCATTCGACCTGCCCGGCCACACGACCGTCCGCTCGCTCGGCGTCGCACAGGGGATCATCGTGCGCTCGCGCTCGATCGTCGGCTCGTTCGGCGCGTCGCTGCAAACCCTCTTCGGCGGCAACATCACGCTGTATACGTCACTGTGCGAGAAGGCGCGCCAGCAAGCGTTCGACAAAATGCTCGGCGACGCGCGCAAGCTCGGCGCGAATGCGATCGTCGCGATGCGCTACGACTCGACCGAGATCGGGGCGGGCGTCACGGAAGTCATCTGCTACGGCACGGCCGTGCGGGTCGCGCGCGACGCCGGCGCCTGA
- the betC gene encoding choline-sulfatase, with product MTNPTPNILILMADQLTPFALPAYGNRVARTPTLDRLAAQGVVFDAAYCASPLCAPSRFSLLTGKLPSGIGAYDNAAELPAQTLTFAHYLRAGGYRTMLSGKMHFCGPDQLHGFEERLTTDIYPADFGWVPDWDSPTERPSWYHNMSSVLEAGPCVRTNQLDFDDEVTFAAKQKLYDVARERAAGHDARPFCMVVSLTHPHDPYAITRDYWDLYRDEEIDMPAVYLDAAESDPHSQRLRFVCENDRTPPTDAQIRAARRAYYGATSYVDAQFGSVLAALEQCGFADDTIVIVTSDHGDMLGERGLWYKMTFFEGGCRVPLIVHAPGRFDAARVRGPVSHVDLLPTLVDLAGAAPAGGWPDPVDGASLVPHLHGTPAHDVALGEYLAEGAVAPVVMIRSGDWKYVHCPLDPDQLYNLSDDPRELTNLADTPEAADVLAAFRAQAAQRWNLPELDRQVRASQRRRRFHYAATTQGRIQAWDWQPFTDASQRYMRNHIELDTLEAMARFPRVGR from the coding sequence ATGACGAACCCGACACCCAACATCCTGATCCTGATGGCCGACCAGCTCACGCCGTTCGCGCTGCCGGCTTACGGCAATCGCGTCGCGCGCACGCCGACGCTGGACCGTCTCGCCGCGCAAGGCGTGGTGTTCGACGCCGCGTACTGCGCGAGCCCGCTGTGCGCGCCGTCGCGCTTCTCGCTGCTGACGGGCAAGCTGCCGTCGGGGATCGGCGCCTACGATAACGCCGCCGAATTGCCGGCGCAAACGCTGACCTTCGCGCACTACCTGCGCGCTGGCGGCTACCGGACGATGCTGTCCGGCAAGATGCATTTCTGCGGGCCCGACCAGCTGCACGGCTTCGAGGAGCGCCTCACGACCGACATCTATCCGGCCGATTTCGGCTGGGTGCCCGACTGGGACAGTCCGACCGAGCGGCCGAGCTGGTATCACAACATGAGTTCGGTGCTGGAGGCCGGCCCGTGCGTGCGCACGAACCAGCTCGATTTCGACGACGAGGTCACGTTCGCCGCGAAGCAGAAGCTGTACGACGTCGCGCGCGAGCGCGCGGCCGGGCACGATGCGCGGCCGTTCTGCATGGTCGTGTCGCTGACCCATCCGCACGACCCGTATGCGATCACGCGCGACTACTGGGATCTGTACCGCGACGAAGAAATCGACATGCCGGCCGTGTACCTCGATGCGGCCGAAAGCGACCCGCATTCGCAGCGGCTGCGCTTCGTCTGCGAGAACGACCGCACGCCGCCCACCGATGCGCAGATCCGCGCCGCGCGCCGCGCTTACTACGGCGCGACGTCCTACGTCGACGCTCAGTTCGGCAGCGTGCTGGCCGCGCTCGAACAATGCGGATTCGCCGACGATACGATCGTGATCGTCACGTCCGACCACGGCGACATGCTTGGCGAACGCGGGCTCTGGTACAAGATGACGTTCTTCGAAGGCGGCTGCCGCGTGCCGCTGATCGTCCATGCGCCGGGCCGCTTCGACGCCGCGCGCGTGCGCGGGCCCGTGTCGCACGTCGACCTGCTGCCGACGCTCGTCGACCTCGCCGGCGCCGCGCCGGCCGGCGGCTGGCCCGACCCGGTCGATGGCGCGAGCCTGGTGCCGCACCTGCACGGCACGCCGGCGCACGACGTCGCGCTCGGCGAATATCTGGCGGAAGGCGCGGTTGCGCCGGTCGTGATGATCCGCAGCGGCGACTGGAAGTACGTGCATTGCCCGCTCGATCCCGACCAGCTGTACAACCTGTCGGACGACCCGCGCGAGCTGACGAACCTGGCCGACACGCCGGAAGCGGCCGACGTGCTTGCCGCGTTCCGCGCGCAAGCCGCGCAGCGCTGGAACCTGCCCGAGCTGGACCGGCAGGTGCGCGCGAGCCAGCGGCGCCGACGCTTTCATTACGCGGCCACGACGCAGGGCCGCATTCAGGCGTGGGACTGGCAGCCGTTCACCGACGCGAGCCAGCGCTACATGCGCAATCACATCGAACTCGACACGCTCGAGGCGATGGCGCGGTTTCCGCGAGTCGGGCGCTGA